The Micavibrio sp. TMED2 genome has a window encoding:
- a CDS encoding riboflavin deaminase, with protein MPRPEIICHMITSLDGRLLTERWPSGEAALMNLYDAAAERLDADGWIVGRKTMEHYVASDRPALADRALYRSDLIGARSDRQIGICFDRYGKLRPESDEIEGDHLVLVLSDRVAQSHVDALTALGISIFFAGPEGDEIAQVIQRIAQAFGARRLLLEGGGELNGAFLVAGMIDEASTLVFPVVDGQQGVPAIYDRHGRTMAQKLALIGVEQMQDGAVWLRHRVIKADRQ; from the coding sequence ATGCCTAGACCCGAAATCATCTGTCATATGATCACTTCCCTTGATGGCCGTCTGTTGACGGAACGCTGGCCATCAGGGGAGGCGGCGTTGATGAACCTCTATGATGCAGCTGCCGAGCGCCTTGATGCTGACGGCTGGATTGTCGGGCGCAAAACGATGGAACACTATGTGGCCTCGGATCGTCCGGCTCTGGCCGACCGCGCACTGTATCGTTCAGACCTGATCGGTGCGCGCAGCGATCGTCAGATTGGTATCTGTTTTGATCGGTATGGAAAGCTGCGCCCCGAAAGTGATGAGATTGAAGGCGATCATCTGGTACTGGTCCTCTCGGACCGGGTAGCCCAAAGCCATGTGGATGCGCTGACGGCGCTTGGGATATCAATATTCTTTGCCGGTCCTGAGGGCGACGAGATTGCCCAGGTTATTCAGCGTATCGCTCAGGCCTTTGGGGCAAGACGCCTGTTGCTTGAAGGGGGCGGGGAACTGAATGGAGCGTTTCTCGTTGCCGGTATGATCGATGAGGCCAGCACGCTGGTCTTCCCGGTCGTTGACGGTCAGCAGGGCGTACCCGCGATTTATGATCGACACGGTCGTACAATGGCACAAAAACTGGCGTTGATCGGCGTCGAACAAATGCAGGACGGGGCAGTCTGGTTGCGGCACCGTGTTATCAAGGCCGACAGACAATGA
- a CDS encoding transmembrane reductase oxidoreductase, with product MRIAILGSGLMGGKLGQLWAQCGHDVTFAYARNAAKLERLATESNASWGSISQAVQNADVILLAVHWSRIPDVLDQAGDMAGQVVLNCCIPLDDSNTDIVVGKTTSGAEKLSEMRPKARWVSSFNTSPSESFRPVFARKGQKPAPQLLVYGDDAGAKDIAGELIRDIGFEPLEAGGLITGRFAEPFAMVTAELAYSQPGGPALTYHFEKLHQ from the coding sequence GTGAGAATAGCTATTCTGGGATCAGGCCTGATGGGCGGCAAGCTGGGCCAATTATGGGCGCAATGCGGGCATGACGTAACCTTTGCCTATGCCCGCAATGCAGCGAAGCTGGAGCGTCTGGCGACTGAGAGTAACGCATCCTGGGGTTCCATATCACAGGCCGTGCAGAACGCAGACGTAATCCTGCTCGCGGTTCACTGGTCCCGCATTCCGGATGTGCTCGATCAGGCTGGCGACATGGCCGGGCAGGTTGTGTTGAATTGCTGTATTCCCCTTGATGACAGCAATACGGATATCGTTGTGGGCAAGACGACTTCCGGTGCCGAGAAACTGTCAGAAATGCGCCCGAAAGCGCGCTGGGTATCAAGCTTCAACACCAGCCCATCCGAGAGCTTCCGCCCTGTTTTTGCGCGCAAGGGTCAGAAGCCTGCACCGCAATTGCTGGTTTATGGTGACGATGCCGGTGCCAAGGATATTGCCGGCGAGCTGATCCGCGATATCGGTTTTGAGCCATTGGAAGCAGGTGGGCTTATCACCGGCCGTTTTGCCGAGCCATTCGCCATGGTGACCGCAGAATTGGCATACAGCCAACCCGGCGGACCTGCATTGACCTATCATTTTGAGAAATTGCATCAGTGA
- a CDS encoding 2,5-diketo-D-gluconic acid reductase, whose product MVLQDTQTLPNGVAIPKLALGTWMIDDDKAAEAVKAAVEIGYRHIDTAQAYGNERGVGEGVRSCGVPRDELFVQTKLDAGIKDYEGAKAAIDGSLETLGLDYIDLMIIHSPQPWGNFGDTDRYFDGNLAAWKALEEALGAGKVRAIGVSNFQKADLDNLIEHATVKPMINQILAHIGNTPFELIDHAKSQGMLVEAYSPIAHGKILDNAEIGAMAEKYDVSIPQLCIRYILQLDLLALPKTANPKHMKINADVDFEIAAEDMETLKAITAKDYGDASVFPVYSGKV is encoded by the coding sequence ATGGTATTGCAAGATACGCAAACATTGCCGAATGGCGTTGCCATTCCAAAGCTCGCGCTCGGTACATGGATGATTGATGACGACAAGGCGGCTGAGGCAGTCAAGGCTGCAGTCGAGATTGGCTATCGTCATATCGACACTGCTCAGGCCTATGGCAATGAGCGCGGCGTTGGTGAAGGCGTGCGCAGCTGTGGCGTGCCAAGAGATGAATTGTTCGTGCAAACGAAACTCGATGCCGGGATCAAGGACTACGAAGGTGCCAAGGCCGCGATTGATGGCTCTCTAGAAACGTTGGGGCTCGATTACATCGATCTGATGATCATCCACAGCCCGCAACCCTGGGGTAATTTCGGCGATACGGACCGTTACTTTGATGGCAACCTCGCAGCATGGAAAGCGCTGGAAGAAGCGCTTGGGGCCGGCAAGGTCCGCGCGATCGGCGTATCAAACTTCCAGAAAGCCGACCTCGACAACCTTATCGAGCATGCGACGGTCAAGCCGATGATCAACCAGATTCTTGCCCATATCGGCAATACGCCGTTTGAGCTGATTGACCATGCCAAGAGCCAGGGGATGCTGGTCGAAGCCTATTCCCCGATTGCACACGGCAAGATTCTCGACAATGCCGAGATCGGAGCCATGGCGGAAAAATATGATGTCAGCATTCCGCAACTCTGCATCCGATATATCCTCCAGCTTGACCTTTTGGCCCTGCCCAAGACCGCAAATCCGAAGCACATGAAGATCAATGCTGATGTGGATTTCGAGATTGCGGCCGAGGATATGGAAACGCTGAAGGCAATCACCGCAAAAGACTATGGCGATGCCAGTGTCTTCCCGGTCTATAGCGGCAAGGTTTAA
- a CDS encoding signal peptidase II, whose product MSAVRRLGVACAVAAFALDQGSKAIVVASPALAAGVEVLPFFNLVRGQNSGVTFGMFGGAPWWVLALLALAIVAALSVWLWRAQNRLVAAALGLLIGGALGNVLDRLRHGAVTDFLDFYLGAYHWPAFNLADVAVVSGVALLLLDGFRAPQEQRQGEPEEG is encoded by the coding sequence ATGAGCGCCGTCCGCCGACTTGGCGTCGCGTGCGCCGTGGCTGCGTTCGCTCTGGACCAGGGCTCGAAGGCGATCGTCGTCGCTTCCCCCGCTCTCGCCGCCGGCGTGGAAGTTCTTCCCTTCTTCAATCTTGTGCGCGGTCAGAATTCCGGAGTGACCTTCGGAATGTTCGGTGGGGCGCCATGGTGGGTGCTCGCACTGCTCGCCCTCGCCATTGTGGCGGCGCTCTCCGTTTGGCTGTGGCGAGCGCAGAACCGGCTGGTCGCCGCTGCCCTCGGGCTGCTGATCGGCGGGGCCCTCGGCAACGTGCTGGACCGGCTGCGCCACGGGGCCGTGACGGACTTTCTCGATTTCTACCTCGGGGCCTATCACTGGCCCGCCTTCAACCTCGCTGACGTGGCTGTTGTCAGCGGAGTTGCCCTGCTTCTGCTGGACGGTTTTCGCGCTCCGCAAGAGCAGCGACAAGGGGAGCCGGAGGAGGGATGA
- a CDS encoding transcriptional regulator, giving the protein MSSDAELVGRADAHSVLLRAKLFRGLADPSRLFILEALRAGPLSVGEIVAITGLSQSNASNHLRCLSECGLVTGDPHGRFVYYRLSDSRSEELLLLADELLRDAASGVDACRNYDE; this is encoded by the coding sequence ATGTCGAGCGATGCCGAACTGGTTGGGCGGGCCGATGCCCACTCTGTCCTGCTACGGGCGAAGCTGTTCCGGGGGCTGGCCGATCCCTCGCGCCTGTTCATCCTGGAGGCTTTACGCGCAGGGCCCCTCTCGGTTGGAGAGATCGTCGCAATAACGGGCTTGTCGCAGTCGAACGCCTCGAACCATCTCCGCTGCCTGAGCGAATGCGGTCTCGTAACTGGCGACCCACATGGACGCTTCGTCTACTACCGCTTGAGCGATTCGCGCTCGGAGGAGCTGTTGCTGCTTGCAGACGAGCTGCTCAGGGACGCGGCAAGCGGCGTCGATGCTTGCAGAAACTACGACGAGTAG
- a CDS encoding 4-carboxymuconolactone decarboxylase, translating into MKTYLTATALAMIASSAAAQDMSKTLPKSVGQVAPALEAYSANNLFGEVWQGAELSTRDRALVTFAALMTRHETGNLAEHIELALDAGVSPAEISETITHLAFYTGWGNAIAATEAAAPVFAERGVKPEDLPVVDPELLPLNEEAEAAREKAVSGNYGDVSQGVVDNTRELLFLDLWLRPDLAPRDRSLVTVAALIAAGQPEQMTFHLNRAMDNGLTKEEAGGVLAHLAFYAGWPKVFSALPVAKEVFQSRAD; encoded by the coding sequence ATGAAGACCTACCTAACCGCAACCGCATTGGCGATGATTGCATCGAGTGCTGCCGCTCAGGATATGAGCAAAACCCTGCCTAAAAGTGTTGGGCAGGTTGCGCCAGCATTGGAAGCATACAGTGCGAATAATCTGTTCGGTGAGGTTTGGCAGGGAGCCGAGCTCTCAACCCGGGATCGCGCGCTGGTTACCTTTGCGGCGCTGATGACCCGACACGAGACTGGCAATCTGGCAGAGCATATTGAGTTAGCGCTTGATGCTGGTGTTTCACCCGCTGAAATTTCAGAAACCATTACGCATCTGGCTTTCTACACCGGTTGGGGCAATGCGATCGCTGCGACTGAAGCTGCCGCGCCGGTTTTTGCAGAGCGCGGTGTAAAGCCGGAAGACTTGCCGGTTGTGGATCCAGAGTTGTTGCCATTGAATGAAGAGGCCGAGGCCGCACGTGAAAAAGCGGTGTCTGGCAATTATGGTGATGTCAGTCAGGGTGTCGTTGATAATACGCGTGAATTGCTGTTTCTGGATTTGTGGTTGCGTCCGGATCTGGCTCCGCGGGATCGCAGCCTTGTGACTGTGGCAGCACTGATTGCCGCTGGTCAGCCGGAACAGATGACCTTTCACCTGAACCGGGCCATGGATAACGGTCTGACCAAGGAAGAGGCTGGCGGTGTCTTGGCTCATCTGGCCTTTTATGCCGGCTGGCCAAAAGTGTTTTCGGCATTGCCGGTGGCCAAAGAGGTGTTTCAATCCCGCGCTGACTGA
- a CDS encoding aldehyde dehydrogenase iron-sulfur subunit, protein MRRKNTSESGSLSPVERADNRLEITRRELMIFGSATATVFLLPKNSSLADEIAQNNGVIDRTGVSEIALTVNDETRSMVVDNRVTLLDALREGMQLTGTKKGCDHGQCGACTVMVNGRRVNSCLSLAVMHEGDEITTIEGIGKPDNLDPMQEAFIKHDGYQCGYCTPGQICSAKATLEEMKAGIPSHVTKDLTASVQFSAAEVKERMSGNICRCGAYANIMDAIADVAGA, encoded by the coding sequence ATGCGTCGCAAAAACACGTCAGAATCCGGTTCATTATCACCGGTAGAGAGAGCCGATAACAGGCTTGAAATCACCCGTCGTGAGTTGATGATATTCGGCAGTGCAACAGCTACGGTGTTCCTCTTGCCCAAAAATTCCAGTCTTGCAGATGAAATAGCCCAGAATAACGGCGTGATTGATCGTACCGGCGTTTCCGAAATCGCCCTGACGGTAAATGACGAGACCCGGAGCATGGTTGTCGATAACCGTGTGACCCTGCTCGACGCGCTGCGCGAGGGCATGCAACTCACCGGCACCAAAAAGGGCTGTGATCATGGCCAGTGCGGTGCCTGCACGGTGATGGTCAATGGCCGCCGGGTTAATTCCTGCCTGTCGCTCGCCGTGATGCATGAGGGTGATGAGATCACCACAATTGAAGGGATCGGTAAGCCGGATAATCTCGATCCAATGCAGGAAGCCTTTATCAAGCATGACGGCTATCAGTGCGGTTATTGCACTCCGGGCCAGATTTGCTCTGCCAAGGCTACGCTTGAGGAAATGAAAGCAGGTATTCCTAGCCATGTGACCAAGGACCTGACCGCATCTGTTCAATTCAGTGCTGCCGAGGTCAAGGAGCGCATGAGCGGGAACATATGCCGCTGCGGTGCATATGCGAATATCATGGATGCAATCGCTGATGTGGCGGGGGCCTGA
- a CDS encoding cytochrome P450: protein MPRMPRDEDFDSTLALLRDPYGLISKRCRHYGTDLFETRLLLRRTICMTGPETAELFYDQERFVRRGAAPGRVQKTLFGRGGVQGLDDEAHRHRKQMFMALMTPERIQHLGELSAEQWRIHARNWASMDRVVLYDEVQEILTRAVCAWAGVPLPEKEVRRRTAELTALFDSAGATGPRHWWSRLSRKLSDKWISDIVEQVRAGRLDLPEQSPARVISTWRGPDGQMLSPRIAAVELLNILRPTVAVSVFITFTAHALHQFPTCRQKFRADDGYLECFVQEVRRRYPFFPAVMARVRRDFEWKGYRFPRGRRVVLDLYGTNRDPRAWDAPEEFRPERFQGWDGSPFHFIPQGGGDHHRNHRCPGEWITIELMKVACEFLTEQIVFDVPDQDLRIDMSRLPALPESRFVISNVRPDER, encoded by the coding sequence GTGCCCCGTATGCCGCGCGATGAGGATTTCGACAGCACGCTGGCGCTGCTCCGCGATCCCTATGGCTTGATTTCCAAGAGGTGCCGCCACTACGGGACCGACCTATTCGAGACCCGTCTCCTGCTCCGCAGGACGATCTGCATGACGGGGCCGGAGACCGCAGAGCTGTTCTACGATCAGGAGCGGTTCGTCAGGCGTGGTGCGGCGCCCGGCCGAGTTCAAAAGACGCTCTTCGGCCGGGGCGGCGTTCAGGGGCTTGACGATGAGGCACACCGGCATCGCAAGCAGATGTTCATGGCGCTCATGACCCCCGAGCGGATCCAGCATCTCGGAGAGCTGAGCGCCGAGCAGTGGCGCATCCATGCCCGGAATTGGGCGAGCATGGACCGTGTCGTCCTCTATGACGAGGTCCAGGAAATCCTGACCCGGGCCGTTTGCGCCTGGGCGGGCGTTCCGCTCCCAGAGAAGGAGGTTCGTCGGCGCACGGCGGAACTGACCGCGTTGTTCGATTCCGCGGGGGCGACCGGACCGAGGCACTGGTGGTCGCGCCTGTCCCGCAAGCTGTCGGACAAGTGGATTTCGGACATCGTAGAGCAGGTCCGCGCGGGCCGTCTGGACCTGCCGGAGCAAAGCCCGGCGCGCGTAATCTCCACATGGCGCGGGCCGGATGGTCAGATGCTGAGTCCACGAATAGCTGCGGTGGAACTGCTGAACATCTTGCGTCCGACCGTTGCCGTGTCCGTCTTCATCACGTTCACCGCCCACGCGCTGCACCAGTTTCCAACCTGCCGTCAAAAATTTCGGGCCGACGACGGATATCTCGAGTGTTTCGTGCAGGAGGTCCGGCGCCGGTATCCCTTCTTCCCCGCCGTGATGGCGCGCGTAAGGCGAGATTTTGAGTGGAAGGGCTACCGGTTCCCGCGTGGCCGGCGGGTGGTCCTTGATCTATACGGCACCAACCGCGACCCGCGGGCATGGGATGCGCCGGAGGAGTTTCGGCCGGAGCGATTTCAGGGTTGGGATGGCAGCCCCTTCCATTTCATTCCTCAGGGTGGCGGCGACCACCACCGGAACCATCGCTGCCCGGGCGAATGGATCACGATCGAACTGATGAAGGTGGCCTGCGAGTTCCTTACGGAACAGATCGTCTTCGATGTGCCGGACCAGGACCTGCGCATCGATATGTCGAGACTGCCGGCACTCCCGGAAAGCCGGTTCGTGATCAGCAATGTAAGGCCTGATGAGCGATGA
- a CDS encoding cation transporter, producing MNIAAATEKAETERYRVTGMDCPSCAGKIEKAVRSVGVEDVKVSTATQIMTLRVDDPATRLPEVERAVTGIGYRLDRLDRPAIDGEGDIDDLPKDLAHITPAYKRALWIVILLNIGYGVVEAVGGFISGSQALKADALDFLGDGLITFLGILAIGWSLAWRARSALIQGLFLGALGLGVLANTAYRILVQQQPEAELMGLFAVIALVVNVVAVLPLLPHRTGDANVRAVWLFSRNDAIGNAAVVVAAGLVAWTGTAWPDLVVAAVIAGLFLQSSWLIVRDARADLRERT from the coding sequence ATGAACATAGCAGCTGCAACGGAGAAAGCCGAGACCGAACGCTACCGGGTCACCGGCATGGATTGCCCGTCCTGCGCCGGAAAGATCGAAAAGGCCGTGCGCTCGGTCGGGGTGGAAGACGTGAAGGTCTCGACGGCAACGCAGATCATGACGCTGCGCGTCGATGATCCCGCCACACGGCTGCCCGAGGTCGAGCGCGCTGTGACCGGGATCGGCTATCGGCTGGACCGCCTGGACAGGCCCGCAATTGACGGCGAAGGCGACATCGACGACCTGCCGAAAGACTTGGCGCACATCACCCCGGCCTACAAGCGGGCGCTGTGGATCGTGATCCTCCTGAACATCGGCTATGGCGTTGTAGAGGCGGTCGGCGGATTCATCTCGGGATCGCAGGCGTTGAAGGCCGACGCGCTCGACTTTCTTGGCGACGGCCTGATCACCTTCCTGGGCATTCTCGCGATTGGCTGGTCTCTGGCGTGGCGAGCCCGCTCCGCGCTGATCCAGGGCCTGTTTCTGGGTGCTCTCGGCCTGGGGGTTCTCGCCAACACCGCGTACCGCATCCTGGTCCAACAGCAGCCCGAGGCGGAGTTGATGGGCCTGTTTGCAGTGATTGCGCTGGTGGTCAACGTGGTCGCAGTGCTTCCGCTGCTGCCTCACCGGACAGGAGACGCCAACGTGCGGGCGGTCTGGCTCTTCAGTCGCAATGACGCCATCGGCAACGCCGCGGTCGTCGTGGCGGCGGGCCTGGTTGCCTGGACCGGAACGGCATGGCCCGACCTTGTGGTTGCGGCCGTGATCGCCGGGCTGTTCCTGCAATCCTCATGGTTGATCGTCCGCGATGCTCGGGCCGATCTGCGGGAGAGGACATGA
- a CDS encoding LysR family transcriptional regulator: MLRENINDLIALAAVAEERSFTKAAARLNVSQSALSHTIKALEQRLGLRLLTRTTRAVSPTLEGEDLLATIGPCFEKIEARLQALNDARDQPTGTVRIVATEYAIETLLWPKLSPVIKEHPSVNVEFVMDYGYTDLAESQCDAGVRYGEQVGEGMISMRIGPDERMICVGSPAYFEEAGVPTKVQDLAEHRCVNLRLSTHGALYAWEFEDADGNDIRVKVRGQICFNTINPIMRAAQDGHGLALLPERLAAEHVASGELKTCLEDYSPYFPGFHLYYPSRQRPSSAFQVVLDALRERG, translated from the coding sequence ATGCTGCGCGAAAATATCAACGATCTGATTGCGCTCGCCGCTGTTGCGGAAGAGCGTAGCTTTACCAAAGCCGCAGCCCGTCTGAATGTTTCACAGTCGGCGCTGAGCCATACGATCAAGGCGCTGGAACAGCGCCTTGGCTTACGCCTGCTGACCCGTACGACACGAGCAGTATCCCCCACGCTTGAGGGCGAAGACCTTCTGGCGACCATAGGGCCGTGCTTTGAGAAGATCGAGGCACGGCTTCAGGCTCTGAACGATGCCAGAGACCAGCCGACCGGTACGGTCAGAATTGTGGCAACGGAGTATGCCATTGAAACACTGCTCTGGCCCAAGCTGTCGCCGGTTATCAAGGAGCACCCATCGGTCAATGTCGAGTTCGTCATGGATTACGGCTACACCGACCTCGCTGAGTCCCAGTGCGATGCTGGTGTGCGCTATGGCGAACAGGTCGGAGAGGGTATGATCTCCATGCGTATCGGGCCGGATGAGCGCATGATCTGTGTCGGCTCACCGGCCTATTTTGAAGAGGCTGGCGTGCCAACCAAGGTTCAGGATCTGGCCGAGCATCGTTGCGTCAATCTTCGGTTGTCGACCCATGGAGCGCTTTATGCATGGGAGTTCGAGGATGCAGACGGCAATGACATCCGCGTCAAGGTAAGGGGGCAAATCTGTTTCAATACGATCAATCCGATTATGCGGGCGGCGCAGGATGGTCATGGTCTGGCCTTGTTGCCCGAACGTCTTGCCGCTGAGCATGTTGCATCTGGTGAGCTGAAAACCTGTCTTGAGGATTATTCGCCCTATTTTCCGGGCTTCCACCTCTATTATCCCAGTCGTCAGCGACCATCATCGGCATTTCAGGTCGTGCTTGATGCGCTGCGTGAACGTGGCTGA
- a CDS encoding molybdopterin dehydrogenase, whose product MQTFSFEKASTPEAAAAAAARTPGAKFIAGGTNLLDLMKLEIETPAHLIDVNGTGLDTIEETSDGLRIGALVRNTDLAAHPLVRKNYPLLTRALVAGASGQLRNKATTAGNLLQRTRCPYFYDTNMPCNKRKPGSGCAALEGFNRQLGIVGVSDHCIATHPSDMAVAMQALDAVVETISAEGEIRQIPIDAFYRLPGDTPHIENVLQQGEFITAVHLPQPLGGWQMYHKVRDRASYAFALVSVGVVIGNNGLARVALGGVAPKPWRKKSAEAKLHSGGASAVIADLLGGARTTEHNAYKVTLAQRTLAGLIKEYEEA is encoded by the coding sequence ATGCAGACATTCAGTTTTGAAAAAGCCTCGACACCTGAAGCTGCCGCTGCCGCGGCTGCCAGAACGCCCGGTGCCAAGTTTATCGCCGGCGGCACCAATCTGCTTGATCTGATGAAGCTGGAGATCGAGACGCCCGCACATCTGATTGATGTGAATGGCACCGGACTTGATACCATCGAGGAAACATCCGATGGGCTGCGGATCGGGGCGCTGGTTCGCAATACCGATCTTGCTGCGCACCCTCTGGTTCGCAAAAATTACCCGCTGCTGACCCGTGCGCTGGTCGCCGGGGCGTCAGGTCAGTTGCGCAACAAGGCAACGACGGCTGGCAACCTGCTGCAGCGTACCCGCTGTCCGTACTTCTATGACACCAACATGCCGTGCAATAAACGCAAGCCCGGTTCTGGCTGTGCCGCACTGGAAGGCTTCAACCGGCAGCTTGGTATCGTCGGTGTCAGTGATCACTGTATCGCAACGCATCCGAGTGACATGGCGGTTGCCATGCAGGCGCTTGATGCCGTGGTTGAGACTATCAGTGCTGAGGGTGAGATCCGGCAAATCCCGATCGACGCGTTTTATCGTCTGCCGGGTGATACCCCGCATATCGAAAACGTCCTGCAACAGGGTGAGTTCATCACCGCTGTGCATCTGCCGCAGCCGCTTGGTGGCTGGCAGATGTATCACAAGGTACGTGATCGGGCGTCCTACGCCTTTGCGCTGGTTTCTGTCGGTGTCGTGATCGGCAACAACGGCCTTGCACGGGTTGCGCTGGGTGGGGTTGCTCCCAAACCCTGGCGCAAGAAATCTGCCGAGGCGAAGCTGCATAGCGGTGGAGCCAGTGCGGTAATCGCCGATCTGCTTGGGGGCGCCAGAACGACCGAACATAACGCCTATAAAGTCACGTTGGCGCAACGAACGCTGGCTGGCCTGATCAAAGAATACGAGGAGGCCTGA
- a CDS encoding oxidoreductase has protein sequence MSLSYDFSGQTALVTGAATGMGRAAALLYAEAGASVALLDVNVDEVSALAEELKAGGGDALALQCDVRDEAQVAEAVQQTVARWGKLDMAYNNAGVQAPPIEMHEQSAEAYDRVMDINLRGIWASTKHEVVQMRKQGHGSIVNCASIGGLIGGQLLGAYHASKHGVIGLTKSAALENAAHGIRINAVCPGTIDTPMVAEMKNNQPENIERLMQRQVIGRLGRPEEVAAAVIWLSSTAASFCVGSVLAVDGGFTAH, from the coding sequence ATGTCATTGAGTTATGACTTTTCTGGCCAAACAGCGCTGGTGACCGGCGCCGCCACTGGCATGGGGCGGGCTGCTGCATTGCTTTACGCAGAGGCAGGGGCCTCAGTTGCCCTGCTGGATGTGAATGTGGACGAAGTGTCTGCACTTGCTGAAGAGTTGAAAGCAGGTGGCGGTGATGCGCTGGCACTGCAATGCGATGTGCGGGATGAGGCACAGGTCGCAGAAGCTGTGCAACAGACGGTGGCACGCTGGGGCAAGCTTGATATGGCCTACAATAATGCCGGTGTTCAGGCACCGCCGATCGAGATGCATGAGCAATCCGCAGAGGCATATGATCGGGTTATGGATATCAATCTGCGCGGTATCTGGGCCTCAACCAAGCATGAGGTTGTACAGATGCGCAAACAGGGGCATGGCTCGATTGTAAATTGTGCGTCAATCGGTGGCCTTATCGGCGGGCAGTTGCTGGGGGCCTATCATGCCAGCAAGCACGGCGTGATTGGCTTGACCAAAAGTGCAGCCTTGGAAAACGCTGCCCACGGCATCCGTATCAACGCAGTATGCCCCGGTACAATCGACACGCCGATGGTTGCCGAGATGAAGAATAATCAGCCGGAGAACATTGAGCGATTGATGCAGCGGCAGGTGATTGGTCGCCTTGGTCGCCCCGAAGAGGTCGCGGCGGCTGTAATCTGGTTGTCGAGCACAGCTGCCAGTTTCTGCGTCGGTTCGGTTCTTGCCGTCGATGGCGGCTTCACCGCGCATTAA
- a CDS encoding TetR family transcriptional regulator has product MFRIIGTALALTLIAPAAFAQSVVITHSEDRGGQIGSPEVFTGTSFVAPVFPPEMNDVSAGEVTFLPGARSAWHTHPAGQMLVVTHGTGWTQERGHDKQVIKAGDVVWCPPGVEHWHGATDSTSVTHYAMQGTVDGSAVEWGVHVTDEEYAN; this is encoded by the coding sequence ATGTTTCGAATTATTGGTACTGCTCTTGCTCTCACCCTCATCGCTCCAGCTGCTTTTGCACAATCCGTTGTGATTACGCATAGCGAGGATCGAGGCGGGCAAATCGGCAGCCCTGAAGTATTTACCGGAACATCATTCGTGGCCCCGGTATTCCCGCCAGAAATGAATGATGTCAGTGCCGGCGAAGTAACATTTCTGCCCGGTGCCCGATCTGCATGGCACACCCACCCTGCAGGGCAGATGCTTGTCGTAACCCATGGCACCGGTTGGACCCAGGAACGTGGGCATGACAAACAGGTCATCAAGGCAGGCGATGTGGTCTGGTGCCCGCCCGGTGTTGAGCACTGGCATGGTGCAACAGACAGCACTTCCGTGACCCATTATGCGATGCAGGGAACCGTTGACGGCTCTGCCGTTGAATGGGGTGTACATGTCACCGATGAAGAATACGCAAACTGA
- a CDS encoding cupin: MKIIRSGTNPSAPGPDDYFTGTVRIDPLFAAEEPGRTSGAHVTFEPGARTAWHTHPAGQTLIVTFGRGRVQREDGPIEEISQGDVVWFPAGEKHWHGAQPDTAMSHIAIQESIDGSPVTWLEQVSDEDYKG, translated from the coding sequence ATGAAAATCATTCGTTCCGGTACCAATCCATCAGCCCCCGGCCCCGATGACTATTTCACTGGTACAGTTCGTATCGATCCGCTGTTCGCAGCTGAGGAACCGGGTCGGACCAGCGGTGCCCATGTGACGTTTGAACCGGGCGCCCGCACTGCCTGGCATACGCACCCGGCTGGCCAGACCCTGATTGTGACATTTGGCAGGGGACGGGTTCAGCGTGAAGATGGCCCGATAGAAGAGATCAGCCAAGGGGATGTCGTATGGTTTCCCGCTGGCGAAAAACACTGGCATGGAGCGCAACCGGACACGGCAATGAGCCACATCGCGATACAGGAAAGTATCGACGGCAGTCCCGTAACCTGGCTGGAGCAGGTGTCAGACGAGGATTACAAGGGCTGA